A portion of the Pseudoalteromonas luteoviolacea genome contains these proteins:
- a CDS encoding hybrid non-ribosomal peptide synthetase/type I polyketide synthase, with protein sequence MKTDLVTALVTLANTRGGDTAYQYFFSDDLPSQSLTYHQLDQRARQIAQHLSEHFEQGDRALLLYNSGFAFIEAFFACLYAGIIAVPVYPPKKNQNITRLRSIIEDAGATGVLTSEKVNEIARPLFESETSLNDLALFTTDTIKCDVKPDWQTISVNGQDLAFLQYTSGSTGAPKGVMVTHDNIVDNEEMMKVAFGHSSKTPIVSWLPHFHDMGLIFGILQPIYIGAPACLMNPTYFLQKPIRWLKLLTEFKGVTSSAPNFAYDLCVDTIKEEELAELDLSHWQSALNGAEPVRASTLERFYEKFKQCGLRKESLSPCYGMAETTLFATGGTLLCEPIILTLDNDKMLDGVAKIKERTVENGNNAESSTYQAVSSGHTWCEHEVAIVSPSTLKRCNEGEVGEIWVKGASVAKGYWNKPEQTKAIFQATIAGEESGTYLRTGDLGFLQQQALFVTGRSKDVLIFRGKNYYPQDIELTVSECDSALESNGGAAFYVHADNEDKLVIVQQVKRTAIRKLDHKQVIDKIISAIVEQHGIAPYDVVLIKPSRLCKTSSGKVQRQENKAHYEQGRFEVLAAFKSEQPDNQAAPLPAKNIQSKSEHTLYRSACQLLQTIIAMEVGVEHTALDVDASFLSLGVDSMKAVRISGELIELHGIELESTILYEYPSISELAQYICQFDEVKAALTQSSKDNPHIESKSKPEQLRDESQSKATSSAESQETDIAVIGMACRYPGANNLDELWQLLSTEQDAISTPSEHRQQLCADVNAQRLGGYLDDIAEFDHTVFGISPSEAKHIDPQHRLLLENTFHAIQSAGYMPVQLAGLKVGVYVGISQSDYFSLSQQVQKSTAYLGTGNALSIAANRLSYFYNFTGPSLAIDTACSSSLVALHHAVQAIRCGDIPQALVAGVNLILSDDVSQACDNAQMLAADGRCKTFSDSANGYVRSEGVGSILLKPLSQAIEDNDPIYGVIKGSAVNQDGRSNGITAPNGRAQQQVIQSALEHAGVNAQDIDYVEAHGTGTKLGDPIEMSALQQAYCQQRGNTLLVGSIKANIGHLESAAGLAGLIKTLLCFKHQQIPAQRYSETLNSHIPWAKYAIAIPTGDTPWPTNEGILGLAAVSSFGFGGTNAHVIVAPPSKNKIAHNQPVKQPSCYVLPLATKSQQALSSWAKQFARQLETLCDKAGADLVAQVSTSPVLKGVKKAFYGIDRQALVQQLNDADVSVIATNQGVSTPKMVFLFTGQGAQYPDMGKALYQSDEVFKAAIDECESLLLAHYDERLTDVLYAESHHEKLNQIRWTQVAIFAVEYAMAKRLNSIGIFPDLLISHSVGEYAAACIAGVMSLADAIKLVSARATLMHELDPGGQMVAARCTLEQAQSVVAEHTHTAAISAYHGAAGVVFSGGTDAITLICQQLTTMEVRFKVLNTGAAFHSPLMTPMLEAFAKVVSSVTLHKPKIEFASSVTGKVEQDRVTDAKYWCEQITQPVRFDTSLQPLHEMAPMCFIELGPKPVLSGLIQENLPRIEATYLSVLRDKGDDRERLGECIANLYELGFDIKWQDFYTFSSESNPQRLPLPQYPFDKHMHWMGEIEPSSTTASSTISPQPVTDELHRAQAIEEYILSTLAKELGMDAVQIDPHLALLEMGVDSLMIMRAVRMFEKQFDLEFSVRQFYEELSTVANLVTYVAQHSDYLTLEEETVEENTPPHAARPRSESASINVPDNNHLIERVCTAQLQAAASVNSEAAQLSVSDVTAQQLAWLGQQPKGEASDKSTLSTAPQARFADSKVTPSTSESTHQSMASVLPGFQAKQLQRQAGTEEMRQHSEALGTQYCQKTATSKQLVSQHRSHLADCRASAGFRLSSKEMLYPIFAKRCDGARIWDIDDNEYIDITMDFGVNLFGHKPSFINTAISQQLECGIQLGLASPQACEAASLISELTGLARVSFCNSGTEAVMTALRLARNKTKRPRIVQFEGAYHGHFDGTLAAVAPDGERVEPMCSGVRHETVADNLVLKYGDFAALEQIKQQGHEIAAVLVEPVQSRHPELQPFEFLKQLRALTKRLGIALIFDEMITGFRAHPGGVQGLLDIQADMATYGKIVGGGLPIGVVAGSKEYLDGIDGGMWQYGDQSFPQADTTFFAGTFCKHPLSMASAVAVLKEIKRQGPELQIALARKTTYLKDQLNAFFKEHAIPITINAFSSLFRFQFSQNLDVFFYELLNRGVFIWEGRNCFISAAHSDADIEFVIRAVKDSALTLQQAGYFGDVTKPVHVVHPDGCASQLTQGQSQLLALALRSSNGALAYHLQASIGLAGALDVDKLKRAVAHVVSSYPLLSCGVDVAELKHITCAAPELVCISIAPEDALKEVEQRLSALRYQPFDFEQEGLCRFYLLSDNVHNHYLSVVLHHIACDGISLQLLLAKIAKNYSTGEQVECPSAPSFAEYAQALSNYTQTNIYQEDMHFWQAQLAASEQLVLPLKRGAKAQSNYQVQQLRYPVSTQAVQNLQSIAKEQGCGLFATLLACYVAWLHKLSEQTRIAVNVPVSDRQLLSPDVDADVLDAHLLGYCTNMLPLQLDVSPTMTFGELVAQVQDRLLTGFEHQHLPYAHLCEQDWIMPSTVFNFDRVQTLPEFSGLQSTSVANNNCFGQFEVSCNILNIGEQWWFELDYQRDRYDGDMFVRFAQSWLVMVANLCADQAMHSDLFELQKDDTYNQMLSAQLANSFLGFESDSLIDMVSQQAFKTPQKIAVKDDITQLSYQVLEAQSNQLAHHLMAQGVGAGSLVAVALSRTSKLLVAMLAVLKAGAAYLPIDVTYPQARIREVLSDAQADLLLCDAPCAEIKTMVDAGMVCIDIDLEASEIAACQSVLPKSTVASEQRAYVIYTSGSSGRPKGVEISHGALANFLLSMQDKPGISQQDHVLAITTMAFDIAALELFLPIISGATLVIASEAACSDPLAISELIERQQITFMQATPTLWQLIIQAAPSCISGLKVLCGGEPLTANLAQKLLDQNVLLWNMYGPTETTIWSSVAHITNAHEITIGHGIANTGLFVMSEQASEQSGPLPIGVWGELWISGAGLANGYLNRAELSAQYFVMHTVNQQRLRFYKTGDKARCLPDGRFELQGRLDNQVKLHGHRIELAEVEYQLRKLLGHDDVRVLVKTDQSGTAHLCAFCLLCPQQGVQWEYSAIRQHLMMKLPSYMVPEFVSWLAQWPRTPNGKIDTKALALPVLETGHVARHRAPDNQIEQTLLGYFIDLLPIEQMSTDSSFFDCGGNSVMAMQLISRINRHFEVRCTVADVFDFSSVVLLAQRIGVLKVDPDQTMHSATQVEVISDIVSGRDISAAFDDKSMTEMDL encoded by the coding sequence ATGAAAACAGACTTAGTGACTGCGTTAGTTACATTAGCTAATACCCGTGGTGGTGACACTGCGTATCAATACTTTTTCTCCGACGACCTTCCAAGTCAATCATTGACTTATCATCAGTTAGATCAACGAGCTAGACAAATAGCACAGCACTTAAGTGAGCACTTTGAGCAAGGAGATCGTGCACTTTTACTATATAACTCTGGCTTTGCGTTTATCGAAGCATTTTTTGCGTGTCTATATGCTGGGATCATTGCTGTCCCAGTGTATCCACCAAAAAAGAATCAAAATATTACGCGGCTGCGAAGTATTATTGAGGACGCTGGAGCAACAGGTGTGTTGACCTCAGAGAAGGTGAATGAGATAGCACGTCCATTGTTTGAGTCAGAAACGAGTCTCAATGACTTGGCACTGTTTACAACGGATACCATAAAGTGTGACGTTAAGCCTGATTGGCAAACCATTTCAGTAAATGGCCAAGATTTGGCATTTTTACAATATACATCTGGCTCTACGGGTGCCCCAAAAGGGGTTATGGTCACCCATGATAACATTGTCGACAACGAAGAAATGATGAAGGTGGCCTTTGGCCACAGTAGCAAAACGCCGATCGTCAGTTGGTTGCCTCACTTTCATGATATGGGACTTATTTTTGGCATATTGCAGCCAATTTACATTGGTGCGCCAGCGTGCTTAATGAATCCTACTTATTTTTTACAAAAACCAATACGTTGGCTCAAATTACTGACTGAGTTTAAAGGGGTGACATCCAGTGCCCCCAACTTTGCCTACGACTTGTGTGTTGATACCATCAAAGAAGAAGAATTGGCAGAGCTTGATTTATCCCATTGGCAATCAGCTCTAAATGGTGCTGAGCCCGTTCGTGCCAGTACCCTTGAGCGTTTCTACGAAAAGTTTAAGCAGTGCGGATTACGTAAAGAGAGTTTGTCTCCTTGCTATGGTATGGCTGAAACAACGCTTTTTGCGACAGGGGGGACCTTGCTTTGCGAGCCGATAATTTTGACCCTAGATAATGACAAAATGCTGGATGGTGTGGCCAAAATAAAAGAGCGTACCGTCGAAAATGGGAACAACGCAGAGTCATCTACTTACCAGGCTGTATCCAGTGGTCATACATGGTGTGAACATGAGGTTGCCATTGTGTCGCCAAGCACCCTAAAGCGCTGCAATGAAGGTGAAGTTGGCGAGATCTGGGTGAAAGGGGCGAGTGTCGCGAAAGGTTATTGGAATAAGCCTGAGCAAACAAAAGCCATTTTTCAAGCGACTATTGCGGGTGAAGAAAGTGGAACTTATTTACGTACAGGCGATTTGGGCTTTTTACAGCAGCAGGCACTCTTTGTTACTGGGCGTTCTAAAGATGTACTGATTTTCCGTGGTAAAAATTATTACCCACAAGATATTGAGCTCACAGTCAGCGAGTGTGATAGCGCACTCGAAAGCAATGGCGGCGCGGCTTTTTATGTTCATGCTGACAATGAAGACAAATTGGTTATTGTACAGCAAGTCAAACGCACCGCTATTCGCAAGTTAGATCACAAACAAGTGATAGACAAAATAATCAGTGCCATTGTCGAGCAGCATGGTATAGCGCCTTATGACGTGGTTTTGATTAAGCCCAGCCGTTTGTGTAAAACATCCAGTGGCAAGGTGCAGCGTCAAGAAAATAAAGCGCATTATGAACAAGGGCGTTTTGAGGTTTTGGCGGCGTTTAAATCAGAACAACCAGACAATCAAGCTGCGCCTTTGCCTGCCAAAAATATACAGTCTAAATCAGAACACACCTTATATCGCAGCGCGTGTCAGCTACTGCAAACTATCATCGCGATGGAAGTCGGTGTAGAGCATACAGCGTTAGATGTGGATGCCTCCTTTTTATCCTTGGGGGTGGACTCAATGAAGGCTGTGCGCATTTCTGGGGAGTTGATTGAACTACATGGCATCGAACTTGAGTCGACCATTTTGTATGAGTATCCAAGCATCAGTGAGCTTGCTCAATATATTTGCCAATTTGATGAAGTGAAGGCTGCGCTGACTCAATCTAGTAAAGACAACCCACATATAGAATCAAAAAGTAAGCCAGAGCAATTGCGTGACGAGTCACAAAGTAAAGCTACGTCCAGTGCTGAGAGTCAAGAGACAGACATTGCTGTCATCGGTATGGCCTGCCGATACCCTGGTGCCAATAATCTAGATGAATTATGGCAATTACTAAGCACTGAACAGGATGCCATTAGCACACCAAGTGAGCATCGCCAACAATTGTGTGCTGACGTGAATGCACAGCGCTTAGGCGGGTATCTAGATGACATTGCTGAATTTGACCACACGGTTTTTGGTATTTCACCAAGCGAAGCAAAACACATTGACCCTCAGCACCGCTTACTGCTGGAAAACACTTTTCATGCGATTCAATCCGCGGGGTATATGCCAGTGCAATTGGCAGGCTTAAAGGTGGGAGTGTACGTTGGCATTTCACAAAGTGACTACTTTTCCCTGTCACAGCAAGTGCAAAAAAGTACCGCCTATCTCGGTACGGGTAATGCGCTGAGTATCGCAGCAAATCGACTATCGTATTTTTATAACTTTACTGGGCCTAGTTTGGCGATTGATACGGCATGTTCTTCGTCGCTGGTGGCGTTGCATCATGCAGTGCAGGCGATAAGGTGTGGCGATATACCTCAGGCATTGGTGGCGGGCGTTAACCTGATTTTGAGCGATGATGTATCGCAAGCATGTGATAACGCACAGATGTTGGCTGCAGATGGACGATGCAAGACGTTTTCTGACAGTGCTAATGGCTATGTGCGCAGCGAAGGTGTTGGTTCTATTTTACTAAAACCTTTATCGCAAGCCATCGAAGACAATGACCCGATTTATGGCGTGATCAAAGGGAGTGCAGTTAATCAAGACGGGCGCAGTAATGGGATCACTGCGCCCAATGGCCGGGCACAGCAGCAAGTGATCCAATCTGCGCTTGAGCATGCCGGTGTTAATGCACAAGATATTGATTATGTAGAAGCACATGGTACAGGGACAAAACTGGGCGACCCTATTGAGATGTCAGCTCTGCAACAGGCATACTGTCAGCAGCGCGGCAACACATTATTGGTGGGGTCAATCAAGGCGAATATTGGTCATTTAGAGTCGGCAGCGGGTCTGGCAGGTCTAATCAAAACCTTATTGTGCTTTAAACATCAACAGATCCCTGCGCAGCGTTATAGTGAGACGCTTAATAGCCATATTCCGTGGGCAAAATATGCCATAGCGATCCCAACCGGAGATACGCCTTGGCCAACCAATGAAGGGATACTGGGTTTAGCTGCGGTAAGTTCATTTGGTTTTGGTGGTACCAATGCACACGTCATTGTGGCACCGCCTTCAAAGAATAAAATAGCGCATAATCAACCAGTTAAGCAACCTAGTTGCTATGTGTTACCGCTCGCGACAAAGTCGCAGCAGGCGCTATCAAGCTGGGCAAAACAATTCGCACGCCAGCTGGAAACCCTTTGTGACAAAGCTGGTGCAGATTTAGTTGCGCAAGTCTCGACATCACCTGTGTTAAAAGGGGTTAAAAAAGCATTTTATGGCATAGATCGGCAGGCGCTAGTACAACAGCTGAATGATGCAGATGTGTCTGTGATAGCAACTAATCAAGGTGTAAGCACACCAAAAATGGTATTTTTATTCACAGGGCAGGGTGCGCAATACCCAGATATGGGCAAAGCGCTGTATCAATCTGATGAGGTGTTTAAAGCAGCCATAGATGAATGTGAGTCTCTGTTGCTTGCGCATTATGATGAGCGCTTAACTGATGTGCTTTACGCAGAGTCACATCATGAAAAATTAAATCAAATTCGTTGGACCCAAGTCGCCATTTTTGCTGTCGAATACGCCATGGCAAAACGGCTTAACTCAATAGGTATTTTCCCTGATCTATTGATTAGTCATAGTGTCGGTGAATATGCCGCAGCGTGCATTGCCGGTGTAATGTCTTTGGCTGACGCAATTAAGTTGGTGAGCGCACGGGCGACCTTAATGCATGAGCTAGACCCAGGTGGCCAAATGGTTGCGGCAAGGTGCACGCTTGAACAAGCGCAATCTGTTGTTGCTGAGCATACACACACTGCTGCTATCTCCGCATATCATGGGGCAGCCGGTGTGGTATTTTCAGGCGGCACGGATGCAATCACACTCATTTGTCAACAACTCACGACTATGGAAGTGCGCTTCAAAGTTCTGAATACAGGGGCTGCATTTCACTCGCCACTTATGACGCCTATGTTAGAGGCGTTTGCTAAGGTGGTCAGTTCGGTCACATTGCATAAGCCGAAAATCGAGTTTGCCTCTTCAGTGACTGGCAAAGTAGAACAAGATAGAGTCACTGACGCCAAGTATTGGTGCGAGCAAATTACGCAACCAGTGCGATTTGATACCAGCTTACAGCCGTTGCATGAGATGGCGCCGATGTGTTTTATTGAGCTTGGTCCCAAACCGGTCTTAAGTGGCTTGATCCAAGAGAACTTGCCACGTATTGAGGCGACTTATCTATCGGTGTTGCGTGATAAAGGGGATGATCGCGAGCGCTTAGGTGAGTGTATTGCCAACCTGTATGAGCTCGGTTTTGACATCAAGTGGCAGGATTTTTACACATTTTCGTCAGAGTCTAATCCCCAGCGCTTGCCGTTACCTCAGTATCCATTTGATAAGCATATGCATTGGATGGGAGAAATAGAACCATCATCAACAACAGCCTCTAGCACCATATCGCCTCAACCTGTGACAGATGAGCTTCACAGAGCACAGGCGATAGAAGAATATATTTTATCCACTTTGGCAAAAGAACTGGGGATGGATGCTGTGCAAATCGACCCGCATCTGGCGCTACTAGAAATGGGCGTGGATTCTTTGATGATAATGCGGGCTGTGCGTATGTTCGAAAAACAGTTCGATTTAGAGTTCAGTGTGCGGCAGTTTTATGAAGAGTTGAGCACGGTAGCAAACTTAGTGACCTATGTCGCTCAACATAGTGATTATCTGACGCTGGAAGAAGAGACTGTGGAGGAAAATACGCCGCCACACGCAGCACGTCCGCGATCTGAAAGCGCATCAATTAATGTACCTGATAATAACCACTTGATTGAGCGTGTTTGTACTGCACAGCTGCAAGCTGCCGCCAGCGTGAATAGTGAGGCTGCACAGCTCAGTGTATCCGATGTTACCGCTCAGCAGTTGGCTTGGCTTGGACAGCAGCCAAAAGGAGAAGCGAGTGATAAGTCAACGCTTTCGACAGCCCCTCAAGCACGTTTTGCAGACTCAAAAGTTACGCCTTCAACAAGTGAGTCGACTCATCAATCGATGGCATCTGTACTGCCTGGTTTTCAAGCCAAGCAGCTGCAGCGGCAAGCAGGTACTGAGGAAATGCGTCAGCACAGTGAGGCGCTCGGCACGCAGTACTGCCAAAAGACGGCAACTTCTAAGCAGCTGGTCTCTCAGCACAGGTCGCATCTTGCCGATTGTCGTGCATCAGCTGGGTTTAGGTTATCGAGCAAAGAAATGCTTTACCCTATTTTTGCTAAGCGCTGTGATGGTGCTCGAATTTGGGATATTGATGACAATGAATACATTGATATTACCATGGACTTTGGGGTGAATTTGTTTGGTCACAAACCCTCTTTTATCAACACGGCAATTTCTCAGCAATTAGAGTGTGGCATTCAGCTAGGGCTAGCAAGTCCGCAGGCCTGTGAGGCGGCTTCTCTTATCAGTGAGCTGACTGGGTTAGCCAGAGTCTCATTTTGTAATTCGGGCACTGAAGCGGTGATGACTGCACTGAGGCTTGCCAGAAATAAAACCAAACGACCGCGCATTGTTCAATTTGAAGGCGCTTATCACGGCCATTTTGATGGTACATTGGCGGCCGTCGCGCCCGATGGTGAGCGTGTGGAGCCAATGTGTTCGGGGGTACGCCACGAAACCGTTGCCGATAACTTAGTGCTTAAATACGGTGATTTCGCTGCGCTTGAGCAGATAAAACAACAGGGCCATGAGATAGCGGCAGTGTTAGTCGAGCCTGTGCAAAGTCGCCACCCTGAACTTCAACCATTCGAGTTCTTAAAGCAGCTTAGAGCGTTAACGAAGCGCTTGGGCATCGCTTTAATTTTTGATGAAATGATCACAGGGTTTCGCGCTCACCCAGGTGGCGTACAAGGGTTACTCGACATCCAAGCTGATATGGCTACATACGGAAAAATTGTCGGTGGTGGCTTGCCCATTGGTGTGGTTGCTGGCAGTAAAGAATATCTTGATGGCATTGATGGTGGTATGTGGCAATACGGCGATCAGTCGTTTCCGCAAGCAGACACCACATTTTTTGCAGGCACTTTTTGTAAGCACCCCTTGAGCATGGCAAGTGCGGTTGCGGTACTTAAAGAGATTAAGCGCCAAGGCCCTGAATTACAGATTGCACTTGCGCGCAAAACTACCTATTTGAAAGACCAGTTGAATGCGTTTTTTAAAGAGCATGCTATCCCGATTACGATCAATGCATTCTCATCGCTATTTCGCTTTCAATTTAGCCAGAACTTAGACGTGTTCTTCTACGAATTATTGAATCGCGGGGTATTCATTTGGGAAGGACGTAATTGCTTTATCAGTGCCGCACACAGTGATGCAGACATTGAGTTTGTTATTCGCGCTGTTAAAGATAGTGCGCTCACGTTGCAGCAAGCTGGTTATTTTGGTGATGTGACAAAGCCGGTTCATGTCGTGCACCCCGATGGCTGTGCGAGTCAGCTTACTCAAGGACAAAGTCAATTGCTGGCACTGGCGCTGCGCAGTTCAAATGGGGCACTTGCGTATCATTTACAGGCCAGTATTGGCTTGGCTGGTGCACTGGACGTGGACAAACTCAAGCGCGCCGTCGCACATGTGGTGAGCAGTTACCCGCTGCTAAGCTGTGGCGTTGATGTGGCTGAACTTAAGCATATTACTTGCGCAGCCCCCGAGCTTGTTTGTATCTCTATTGCGCCAGAGGACGCACTGAAAGAAGTTGAACAGCGTTTGTCAGCGTTGCGTTATCAGCCATTTGATTTTGAACAAGAGGGTCTGTGCAGGTTCTATTTATTGAGTGATAACGTGCATAACCATTACTTGAGTGTGGTGTTGCATCACATTGCATGTGATGGTATTTCTCTACAGTTGTTATTGGCAAAAATAGCTAAAAACTACAGTACAGGTGAGCAAGTTGAATGCCCAAGTGCCCCAAGTTTTGCCGAATATGCGCAAGCATTGTCAAACTACACCCAGACAAATATATATCAGGAAGATATGCATTTTTGGCAAGCTCAGTTAGCCGCGAGTGAGCAGTTAGTTTTGCCACTGAAACGAGGCGCGAAAGCTCAGTCCAATTATCAAGTGCAACAACTGAGGTACCCAGTGAGCACCCAAGCGGTGCAAAACCTTCAATCTATTGCAAAGGAGCAAGGTTGCGGATTGTTTGCAACACTATTGGCCTGTTATGTGGCTTGGTTACATAAATTGTCTGAGCAAACGCGTATTGCTGTCAATGTACCAGTCTCAGACCGTCAATTACTCTCACCTGATGTAGACGCTGACGTATTAGACGCGCATTTACTTGGCTATTGCACCAATATGCTGCCGTTGCAACTGGATGTCTCACCGACGATGACGTTTGGTGAATTAGTCGCTCAGGTGCAAGACAGATTACTCACAGGGTTTGAACATCAGCATCTTCCCTATGCTCATTTGTGTGAACAAGATTGGATCATGCCAAGTACGGTATTTAATTTTGATCGTGTACAAACGTTACCAGAATTCAGCGGTTTACAATCAACCTCGGTCGCAAATAACAACTGTTTTGGTCAGTTTGAAGTGTCTTGCAATATCTTGAATATTGGTGAGCAGTGGTGGTTTGAACTCGATTATCAACGTGATAGATACGATGGCGACATGTTCGTGCGTTTTGCGCAGTCTTGGCTAGTCATGGTGGCTAATCTCTGCGCAGATCAAGCCATGCACAGCGACCTGTTTGAATTGCAAAAAGATGATACCTATAACCAGATGTTATCTGCACAACTGGCCAATTCTTTTCTGGGTTTTGAGTCTGATTCATTGATTGACATGGTGTCGCAACAGGCGTTTAAAACACCGCAAAAAATAGCGGTGAAAGATGATATTACTCAGCTTAGTTACCAAGTGCTAGAAGCGCAATCGAATCAATTAGCGCACCACCTCATGGCGCAAGGTGTTGGGGCGGGTAGTTTAGTGGCGGTTGCTTTATCACGCACCAGCAAGCTGTTGGTCGCTATGCTGGCAGTGTTAAAAGCGGGAGCGGCTTATTTACCCATTGATGTTACTTACCCGCAAGCGCGAATACGAGAAGTGCTGTCAGATGCGCAAGCTGATTTACTGCTGTGCGATGCGCCATGTGCTGAAATTAAAACCATGGTTGATGCGGGCATGGTGTGTATCGATATTGACCTAGAAGCCAGTGAAATAGCCGCGTGCCAAAGTGTATTACCAAAAAGCACAGTTGCCAGTGAGCAGCGCGCTTATGTGATTTATACCTCGGGCTCAAGCGGTCGACCTAAAGGGGTCGAAATTAGCCATGGCGCTTTGGCTAACTTTTTACTTTCCATGCAAGATAAGCCAGGAATTTCCCAGCAAGACCATGTGTTAGCCATTACAACGATGGCATTTGATATTGCGGCATTGGAGTTATTCTTACCAATTATTTCTGGAGCGACCTTAGTGATTGCCAGTGAAGCTGCATGTAGTGATCCACTGGCGATTTCAGAGTTGATTGAACGACAGCAGATTACCTTCATGCAAGCAACGCCAACGCTTTGGCAGCTTATTATTCAAGCTGCCCCCAGTTGTATTTCAGGGTTAAAAGTACTCTGTGGCGGTGAGCCGTTGACTGCAAACTTGGCACAAAAGCTATTGGACCAAAATGTCCTACTTTGGAATATGTACGGGCCAACTGAAACGACCATTTGGTCAAGCGTCGCGCACATAACGAATGCACATGAGATTACCATTGGTCATGGTATTGCGAATACGGGGCTATTTGTTATGTCTGAGCAAGCGAGTGAGCAAAGCGGTCCTTTGCCCATTGGTGTTTGGGGTGAGCTTTGGATTAGTGGTGCGGGCTTGGCAAATGGTTATCTTAATCGAGCAGAGTTGAGTGCCCAGTATTTCGTGATGCATACAGTTAATCAGCAACGTCTGCGATTTTACAAAACTGGTGATAAAGCAAGGTGTTTACCCGATGGCCGATTTGAGTTGCAAGGGCGGTTAGACAACCAAGTGAAGTTGCATGGGCATCGCATCGAGTTGGCTGAAGTTGAGTATCAATTGCGCAAGTTGCTCGGTCATGATGATGTACGTGTCTTAGTAAAAACAGACCAGTCAGGCACAGCCCATTTATGCGCGTTTTGCCTCTTGTGTCCACAGCAAGGTGTGCAGTGGGAGTACAGTGCCATTCGTCAGCATTTAATGATGAAGCTACCCAGCTATATGGTACCAGAGTTTGTCAGTTGGCTTGCTCAGTGGCCTCGCACACCAAATGGCAAAATTGATACCAAGGCGCTTGCCCTGCCAGTGCTTGAAACTGGTCATGTAGCGCGCCATCGCGCGCCTGATAACCAGATAGAGCAGACTTTACTTGGATATTTTATCGACTTATTACCCATTGAGCAGATGAGCACGGACAGTAGCTTTTTTGACTGTGGTGGTAACTCGGTCATGGCAATGCAGTTGATATCTCGGATTAACCGACATTTTGAAGTGCGTTGCACCGTGGCTGACGTGTTTGATTTTAGTAGTGTCGTTTTACTTGCTCAGCGTATTGGTGTGCTGAAGGTAGATCCTGATCAGACAATGCACAGCGCGACCCAAGTAGAAGTTATCAGTGACATAGTTAGCGGGCGTGATATCAGCGCAGCTTTTGATGATAAATCCATGACAGAGATGGACTTGTAA